A single genomic interval of Candidatus Gracilibacteria bacterium harbors:
- the gyrB gene encoding DNA topoisomerase (ATP-hydrolyzing) subunit B, with protein sequence MSATSYDSSNIQVLEGLEPVRKRPGMYIGSTDERGLHHLVWEIVDNSIDEAMAGHAKNILVTMHSDGSVSVEDDGRGIPVDIHAKTGKSALETVMTVLHAGGKFGGDESGYKVSGGLHGVGASVVNALSTKMQVWVHKDGKIYTQSYQVGVPDGPVEPTGEKTNKHGTIVRFWPDASMFTTVVFDYDTIKTRLRQQAYLTKGITITIINEFADTKYRFFFEGGIESYVHYLNRTTEPVTDEVFYVDKQIDQVQVEVALQYKRDDYSEKTISFVNNVITPEGGTHVVGFKMALTRTINKYAREQEILKEKDQNLSNEDVVEGLTVIISVKVPEPQFEGQTKGKLGTPEAKGTTDKVMGEAFYDFLAEHPKAAKAIIEKCLLAARARAAARNARDTIIRKGALEGSGLPGKLADCSSKDASKCELYIVEGDSAGGSAKQGRNREFQAILPLRGKILNTEQARLDKVFGNQEIKNLIIGLGTSIGESFDYSRLRYHRIIIMTDADVDGAHIRTLLLTFFFRYFRPLVDNGHIFIANPPLYKLSKGKQTWYVYTEEQKVRLVEEEGIVTEGVQRYKGLGEMNPEQLWETTMDPEQRKMFRVTIEDAERADEVFRILMGEEVAPRKHFIQSHATQVSNLDV encoded by the coding sequence ATGTCTGCCACTTCCTACGATAGTAGTAATATCCAAGTTCTCGAATGACTCGAGCCAGTTCGCAAACGTCCCGGAATGTATATCGGTTCGACCGATGAGCGCGGTCTCCACCATCTGGTGTGGGAGATTGTTGACAACTCGATCGATGAAGCAATGGCGGGTCATGCGAAAAATATTCTCGTGACGATGCATTCTGACGGATCTGTATCTGTCGAAGATGATGGGCGTGGTATTCCAGTGGATATTCATGCGAAAACTGGAAAATCAGCACTCGAGACCGTGATGACTGTGCTTCATGCGGGTGGAAAATTCGGTGGTGATGAATCTGGATATAAGGTATCTGGAGGTCTCCATGGTGTGGGTGCTTCTGTGGTGAATGCCCTTTCGACCAAGATGCAAGTCTGGGTTCACAAGGATGGAAAAATCTATACACAATCATACCAAGTCGGTGTGCCTGATGGACCAGTTGAACCAACAGGAGAAAAAACAAACAAACATGGTACAATCGTTCGTTTCTGGCCAGATGCCTCTATGTTCACGACTGTGGTGTTTGACTATGATACGATCAAGACTCGTCTTCGCCAGCAGGCTTATCTCACAAAAGGAATCACTATCACGATTATCAACGAATTTGCTGATACGAAATATCGATTCTTCTTCGAAGGAGGAATTGAATCATATGTTCACTATCTGAATCGTACAACAGAACCAGTGACGGATGAGGTTTTCTATGTCGACAAGCAGATTGATCAAGTGCAAGTGGAAGTAGCGCTTCAGTACAAGCGGGATGATTACAGCGAGAAAACGATTTCTTTCGTGAATAATGTCATCACTCCAGAAGGAGGAACACATGTTGTCGGATTCAAGATGGCACTCACTCGTACCATCAACAAATACGCTCGTGAACAAGAAATTCTCAAAGAAAAAGATCAGAATCTTTCGAATGAAGATGTAGTAGAAGGCCTCACGGTTATTATTTCTGTGAAGGTTCCAGAGCCACAATTCGAAGGTCAGACCAAGGGAAAGCTCGGAACACCAGAAGCAAAGTGAACGACTGATAAGGTCATGGGCGAAGCATTCTACGACTTTCTTGCTGAGCATCCGAAAGCCGCAAAAGCTATCATCGAAAAATGTCTTCTTGCTGCTCGTGCTCGTGCCGCAGCACGCAATGCTCGTGATACTATCATCCGCAAGTGAGCACTCGAAGGTTCTGGTCTTCCTGGGAAACTCGCTGACTGTAGTTCGAAAGATGCGAGCAAGTGTGAACTCTATATTGTGGAGGGTGACTCTGCGGGTGGTTCAGCAAAACAAGGACGCAATCGTGAATTCCAGGCAATTCTCCCACTTCGTGGTAAGATTCTCAATACAGAACAGGCTCGTCTTGATAAAGTATTTGGAAACCAAGAGATCAAAAATCTCATCATCGGACTCGGTACTTCTATTGGAGAATCGTTCGACTACTCTCGTCTCCGCTATCATCGTATCATTATCATGACCGATGCGGACGTCGATGGTGCACATATCCGCACACTTCTCCTGACGTTCTTCTTCCGATATTTCCGTCCGCTCGTCGATAATGGACACATTTTCATCGCGAACCCTCCGCTCTATAAGCTCTCAAAATGAAAACAGACTTGGTATGTATACACAGAGGAACAAAAAGTTCGACTCGTCGAGGAGGAAGGAATTGTAACAGAATGAGTACAGCGTTATAAGGGTCTCGGAGAAATGAATCCAGAGCAACTCTGGGAAACAACAATGGATCCAGAACAGCGAAAGATGTTCCGTGTAACTATCGAGGATGCTGAACGTGCTGACGAAGTCTTCCGTATCCTCATGGGTGAGGAAGTAGCTCCACGTAAGCATTTCATCCAGTCTCATGCGACACAAGTGAGTAATCTCGATGTGTAA
- a CDS encoding CAP domain-containing protein — translation MKKILLTFLIFGIYSNSFATITLKPSLITQMKQQEIVNKQAIIIQRNQANKDRLATIKAARLAKTTTNKTTTNTTTTSTASTVTPKLTPTLSPSISITTPTIASAVQTTTYNNSVKNVDLDRVRNTWLTWTNKVRSEQGLAPYTIDTRLNSTATEWSEYSKTRGYIIHGRPGDGCVGVGNYTCYNFSAIDTWFKARGIDPVIIGRAKHTENIGTRGYSCSSSDCTDKLIAAVEKTFDYFLSEKSYNGVHYKSLVNPVFTKIGVGVAVDESKGVYYLTVHYITK, via the coding sequence ATGAAAAAAATTCTTCTCACATTCCTGATTTTCTGAATCTATAGCAATTCTTTCGCTACCATTACCCTGAAGCCGAGTCTCATAACACAAATGAAACAGCAAGAAATTGTGAACAAACAAGCAATTATTATTCAGAGGAATCAGGCAAACAAAGACCGGCTCGCGACTATCAAAGCGGCTCGTCTCGCAAAAACAACAACAAACAAGACGACTACAAATACTACAACTACAAGTACCGCAAGCACGGTCACTCCAAAACTCACACCAACATTATCACCAAGTATCAGTATCACCACGCCAACAATTGCTTCAGCAGTACAGACGACAACATATAACAATAGTGTGAAAAATGTTGATCTCGATCGAGTTCGTAATACTTGGCTCACATGGACGAACAAAGTACGTTCGGAACAATGACTCGCACCATACACGATCGATACACGACTCAATAGTACAGCGACAGAATGGTCAGAATATTCCAAAACTCGTGGATATATCATCCATGGTCGCCCAGGAGATGGTTGTGTCGGAGTAGGGAATTATACCTGCTACAATTTTTCTGCTATCGATACTTGGTTCAAGGCTCGTGGCATAGATCCAGTCATTATTGGTCGTGCGAAACATACAGAAAATATTGGTACTCGTGGGTATAGTTGCTCGAGTTCTGATTGTACTGACAAGCTCATAGCTGCAGTAGAGAAGACTTTTGATTATTTCCTCAGTGAAAAAAGCTACAATGGCGTTCACTATAAAAGTCTCGTGAATCCAGTATTCACAAAAATCGGGGTCGGTGTCGCAGTCGATGAGTCAAAATGAGTCTACTATCTCACTGTGCACTATATCACAAAATAA
- the gatB gene encoding Asp-tRNA(Asn)/Glu-tRNA(Gln) amidotransferase subunit GatB — MSTIYDKYEIVMGLETHVRIKSNTKMFCSCANALELADEPNMNVCPICMGFPGMLPNLSAGVVDLAVRASHALRSEVQEVSEFDRKSYFYPDLPMGYQITQMYHPITMGGEVKTFVHGEVKTFRIHHMHIENDAGKLVHASGKTLCDYNRAGAPLMEIVTEPDFRSKADVLSYLEEIQKLMRWCGASDADMEKGQLRCDVNISVRLKGETALRCRVELKNINSFSSIGRAIDNEFERQIELYEAGQAPDQETRGWNDEKGYSTPMRSKEDAMDYRYFPDPDLPPLTLTREFIDERRIAELPIDRRIKYVNEYKLIEDDARILSNDRLTSDFYEELVRLTKDPKKSCSYITTVLFALFEAHHEKMNLSDIKAETAEIARVIELVNADELSSTNSKIVIEKLVFEGGKADEWVDSLNLRQKNDTAALEAIVDKVLSESATQIADYKSGKTNLFGFFVGQCMKASAGQGNPKIFTEILNKKLS, encoded by the coding sequence ATGTCCACTATCTACGATAAATACGAAATCGTCATGGGTCTCGAGACACATGTCCGCATCAAGTCCAATACAAAAATGTTCTGTTCTTGTGCGAACGCACTCGAGCTTGCCGACGAACCGAATATGAATGTCTGTCCTATCTGTATGGGGTTTCCTGGTATGCTCCCGAATCTTTCCGCCGGTGTCGTTGACCTCGCTGTCCGTGCTTCTCATGCGCTTCGGAGTGAAGTTCAGGAAGTGAGTGAATTCGACCGCAAGAGTTATTTCTACCCAGATCTTCCGATGGGGTACCAGATCACACAGATGTATCATCCGATCACGATGGGTGGGGAAGTGAAGACATTTGTCCACGGGGAAGTGAAAACATTTCGCATCCACCACATGCATATAGAGAATGATGCAGGAAAGCTAGTCCATGCCAGTGGGAAGACGCTTTGTGACTACAATCGTGCTGGTGCACCACTGATGGAGATTGTGACGGAGCCAGACTTTCGCTCCAAGGCTGATGTCCTCTCATATCTCGAAGAGATCCAGAAACTCATGCGCTGGTGTGGTGCCTCAGATGCTGACATGGAAAAATGACAACTCCGTTGTGATGTGAATATTTCTGTCCGACTCAAGGGAGAAACAGCACTTCGTTGCCGTGTAGAACTGAAGAATATCAACTCGTTTTCGAGTATTGGTCGTGCTATCGACAATGAATTCGAACGTCAGATCGAGCTCTATGAAGCTGGACAAGCACCAGATCAGGAAACTCGTGGATGGAATGATGAGAAAGGATATTCGACTCCGATGCGCTCAAAAGAAGATGCCATGGATTATCGTTATTTTCCAGATCCAGATCTTCCACCGCTCACACTCACACGTGAATTCATCGATGAGCGCCGAATCGCAGAACTCCCGATTGACCGCCGTATCAAGTATGTGAATGAATACAAGCTCATCGAAGATGATGCTCGTATCCTCTCGAACGACCGACTCACGAGTGATTTCTATGAGGAACTCGTTCGCCTCACGAAAGATCCGAAAAAATCTTGCTCCTATATCACGACGGTTCTCTTCGCACTCTTCGAAGCACACCATGAGAAAATGAATCTCAGTGATATCAAGGCAGAAACAGCAGAAATTGCTCGAGTTATAGAACTCGTGAATGCGGACGAACTCTCATCGACGAACTCAAAAATCGTTATCGAAAAACTCGTATTCGAAGGAGGAAAAGCAGATGAATGGGTCGACTCTCTCAATCTCAGACAGAAAAATGATACTGCAGCACTCGAAGCGATCGTCGACAAAGTCCTCTCGGAAAGTGCAACTCAGATTGCAGATTACAAATCTGGAAAGACCAATCTTTTCGGATTCTTCGTCGGACAATGTATGAAGGCTTCAGCTGGACAAGGAAATCCAAAGATTTTCACAGAAATACTGAATAAAAAACTCTCCTAA
- a CDS encoding sodium:solute symporter family protein produces MFSSLIFWIVLYLVISIGIGLYAARRVKTDNDYILAGRGLPLYIVIATTFATWFGSETVLGTSSTFLDEGISGILADPFGAGLCLILVGLFFARPLYRMGIQTLGDFYRQKYGRTVEVLASIMIIISYIGWVSAQIVALGLVFDIISEGTILTALTQTQWSFIGGGIVLIYTIFGGMWSVAMTDFFQMIIIMIGMLLVAWYVGDDAGGMTNVVSTAIADGKFSLFGTEGMTWAGIIAVLSAVLTMGFGSIPQQDVFQRVLSANSEKNSGRGAVIGGSLYIVFAFVPIMLGYAAYMVAPELLGTEDTQRILPTLILEKTPLLMQVMFFGALLSAIMSTASGTLLAPSALFAENIMKPFLPNITRPKLLLLTRLSVFGTFLIIMSFVAYKYAHNEARIFDMVESAYKITLAGAFVPLVFGIYKKKVHTINALLSMLVGVGTWISVEFFLEREMIFGLEPHFFAFLISIPAFFAGDMIAKWAGGTRNEGENMK; encoded by the coding sequence ATGTTCTCCTCTCTCATTTTCTGGATAGTACTCTATCTAGTCATCTCTATCGGAATCTGACTCTATGCAGCTCGTCGAGTCAAGACAGATAATGACTATATCCTCGCTGGTCGTGGACTCCCACTCTATATCGTGATTGCGACGACTTTTGCGACGTGGTTCGGTTCTGAGACAGTTCTTGGGACTTCATCTACTTTTCTCGATGAAGGAATCAGTGGGATTCTCGCAGATCCATTTGGTGCTGGACTCTGTCTCATCCTCGTAGGTCTCTTTTTTGCTCGACCACTCTATCGCATGGGAATCCAGACGCTCGGTGATTTTTATAGACAAAAATATGGACGCACCGTAGAAGTACTCGCTTCTATTATGATTATTATATCCTATATCGGATGGGTATCGGCACAGATCGTCGCGCTCGGACTTGTCTTCGATATTATCTCCGAATGAACTATTCTCACAGCACTGACTCAGACACAATGGTCATTCATCGGTGGTGGTATTGTTCTTATTTATACTATATTTGGAGGTATGTGGTCGGTTGCGATGACGGATTTCTTTCAGATGATTATCATTATGATAGGTATGCTCCTGGTGGCATGGTATGTTGGAGATGATGCTGGTGGTATGACGAATGTGGTCTCAACCGCAATTGCTGATGGCAAATTTTCACTCTTTGGTACTGAAGGTATGACTTGGGCTGGTATCATCGCCGTACTCTCTGCCGTGCTCACGATGGGATTCGGTTCGATTCCACAACAAGATGTATTCCAGCGCGTTCTCTCGGCGAATAGTGAGAAAAATTCTGGTCGTGGAGCGGTGATAGGCGGAAGTCTCTATATAGTTTTTGCTTTTGTGCCTATCATGCTCGGATATGCTGCTTATATGGTGGCACCAGAACTCCTATGAACCGAAGATACTCAGCGTATTCTGCCGACACTCATCCTGGAGAAAACTCCACTTCTAATGCAGGTGATGTTCTTCGGTGCACTCCTCTCTGCGATCATGTCGACGGCAAGTGGAACTCTTCTCGCACCTTCTGCACTTTTTGCTGAGAATATCATGAAACCGTTTCTCCCGAATATCACCCGTCCGAAATTGCTTCTTCTCACCCGTCTTTCGGTATTTGGAACATTTCTCATCATCATGTCGTTCGTAGCGTACAAGTATGCCCATAATGAAGCGCGTATCTTCGATATGGTGGAGAGCGCGTACAAGATTACGCTTGCTGGAGCGTTCGTTCCTCTGGTGTTCGGTATTTACAAGAAAAAAGTTCATACGATCAATGCTCTCCTCTCGATGCTTGTTGGCGTTGGAACTTGGATTTCGGTAGAGTTTTTTCTCGAGCGAGAGATGATTTTCGGACTTGAGCCGCATTTTTTCGCGTTTCTCATCTCTATTCCAGCATTTTTCGCTGGTGATATGATAGCGAAATGGGCAGGCGGAACACGAAATGAGTGAGAAAATATGAAATAG
- a CDS encoding alpha/beta hydrolase, translating to MQTIAQITGAGDNIVKPLMIRRGERGPYGSIEGHMAGLYNFFSDVTEKDNLLTGHSLGGLASILFASENEVSRILLISPQMGGRYDFRISRRNYRESMHYWRNTGYQVRRDQSGNEYHLPWREYWKESFRYNAFERAAKIKGRVCVIAGKGDPYVDISLLRDFVNVCGNSAKLIEIECPHVPKDAGELKILGDAIRTAKEYLS from the coding sequence GTGCAAACTATAGCGCAAATAACTTGAGCTTGAGATAATATCGTTAAGCCATTGATGATTCGAAGAGGTGAAAGATGACCATATGGAAGTATTGAGTGACATATGGCATGATTGTATAATTTTTTTTCTGATGTAACAGAAAAAGACAACTTACTTACTTGACATAGTCTTTGATGACTTGCATCTATACTTTTTGCTTCTGAAAATGAAGTAAGCCGAATTTTATTAATCAGCCCACAAATGTGAGGAAGATATGATTTTAGAATTAGTCGACGTAACTATCGTGAATCGATGCATTATTGGAGAAATACCTGATACCAAGTAAGAAGAGATCAATCATGAAATGAATATCACCTTCCTTGGAGAGAGTATTGGAAAGAATCTTTTCGATATAATGCTTTCGAACGAGCAGCTAAAATCAAGGGGAGGGTGTGTGTTATAGCCTGAAAATGAGATCCATATGTTGACATATCGTTACTACGAGATTTTGTTAATGTTTGTTGAAATAGTGCAAAGTTAATCGAGATAGAATGTCCTCATGTTCCGAAAGATGCTTGAGAACTCAAGATACTATGAGATGCAATAAGAACCGCAAAAGAATATCTTTCTTAA
- the rpsB gene encoding 30S ribosomal protein S2 — MSNATLVQSMLENAVHIGHKREYWSPKMRNYIYGIQNGVHVFDLYKTAEKLAEVKAVLEDLSTKGKSILFVGTKVQTKDLVEALATSTGQYYVNNKWVPGLLTNFSTIKKRIGYYNELESSFSNGMLEGLTKKEISVKQKELEKLRAAYIGVKDMKRTPDVVVVIDGHYEDLALTEAHTMGVTTIALLGSTGDIDKTDYFVPCNVNSIKALAFMLGELKSSIKARKSEDKKVMGARTAPIAHKGAKTETAAE, encoded by the coding sequence ATGTCAAACGCTACTCTCGTACAGAGCATGCTCGAAAACGCAGTCCACATCGGACACAAGCGTGAATACTGGTCTCCTAAGATGCGTAACTACATCTACGGTATCCAGAATGGTGTCCATGTATTTGATCTCTACAAAACAGCTGAGAAGCTCGCTGAGGTCAAGGCAGTTCTCGAAGATCTCTCTACCAAGGGAAAATCTATCCTCTTCGTCGGAACGAAGGTTCAGACCAAGGATCTCGTCGAGGCACTTGCTACATCAACTGGACAATACTATGTGAATAACAAATGGGTTCCAGGACTTCTCACGAATTTCTCGACTATCAAGAAACGTATCGGTTACTACAATGAACTCGAGTCATCATTCTCGAATGGTATGCTCGAGGGTCTCACGAAGAAAGAAATCTCTGTAAAACAAAAAGAACTCGAAAAACTCCGCGCCGCATACATTGGTGTGAAAGATATGAAGCGTACTCCAGATGTTGTCGTTGTTATCGACGGACACTATGAAGATCTTGCTCTCACAGAAGCACACACTATGGGTGTGACTACTATTGCACTTCTCGGTTCTACTGGTGATATCGACAAGACTGATTACTTTGTTCCATGCAATGTGAACTCTATCAAGGCACTTGCATTCATGCTCGGCGAACTGAAGTCATCTATCAAGGCTCGCAAATCAGAAGACAAGAAGGTTATGGGTGCTCGTACTGCTCCAATTGCTCACAAGGGTGCAAAAACGGAAACTGCTGCTGAATAA
- the tsf gene encoding translation elongation factor Ts, producing the protein MVTPAMIKELRERTGVGMSDCKNALVEANGDMELAIESLRKKGLAKAAKRADNETSEGKIKIVTEGNVAYVAVVSCETDFVARNETFDAMLGHFIDIRKASADDASAIAQAEELKASEYTLKVGENMQIRTLTKIEGEVIANYVHSNAKNAAVVVAKAGTDADTLKQVAMHVVASNPQVLSPSDISEDIVAKEKEIQLAIMKEDPKNAGKPDDILAKIIEGKMTKFREENALLTQPFVINPDQKVGDAIGKDSVVAFYRYAI; encoded by the coding sequence ATGGTAACTCCAGCAATGATAAAAGAGCTTCGCGAACGTACTGGTGTCGGTATGTCTGACTGTAAGAATGCTCTCGTAGAAGCAAATGGTGATATGGAACTCGCTATCGAGTCACTCCGCAAAAAGGGTCTCGCAAAGGCAGCAAAACGTGCTGATAACGAGACAAGCGAAGGAAAAATCAAAATCGTCACAGAAGGAAATGTTGCATACGTTGCAGTAGTATCTTGTGAGACAGATTTCGTCGCTCGCAATGAGACATTCGACGCTATGCTCGGACACTTCATCGATATTCGCAAGGCTTCGGCTGACGATGCTTCTGCGATTGCTCAAGCAGAAGAGCTCAAGGCAAGTGAATATACACTCAAGGTCGGTGAGAATATGCAGATCCGCACACTCACAAAAATCGAAGGTGAGGTGATCGCGAACTATGTTCACTCCAATGCCAAGAATGCGGCAGTAGTTGTAGCCAAGGCTGGAACTGATGCTGATACTCTCAAGCAAGTGGCTATGCATGTTGTGGCTTCGAATCCACAAGTTCTCTCCCCTTCTGATATCTCTGAAGATATCGTAGCCAAGGAGAAAGAAATCCAACTCGCTATCATGAAAGAAGATCCAAAGAACGCTGGAAAACCAGATGATATTCTCGCGAAAATCATCGAAGGAAAAATGACAAAGTTCCGTGAAGAGAATGCTCTCCTCACTCAACCATTTGTTATCAATCCAGATCAGAAAGTCGGTGATGCTATCGGAAAAGACAGCGTCGTTGCTTTCTACCGCTATGCTATCTAG
- a CDS encoding Fic family protein, translating into MHDPRIPYNHLPLLPGDFEYDKKLFLKLAIKASEELSKLNGLVKLIPNHEILIAPLLVKESVESSAIENINTTTLKVLQSEALPESSVKGPEKEVLHYHRAMLAGYERLQKEGGIGYNAIISTQSLIEPNKPGVRKIPGTVIANGYGEVLYTPPSGEDVIVQLLSNLERWINESNDDIDPLIKMPVIHYQFESIHPFYDGNGRTGRILNVLYLIMSGKLDYPVLFLSEYINKHRKEYYKLFTKTRDTGDYSDFIIYMLEGVIIQAKSTSEKIIKIHTLMGEIEEEMSKLNLDYHKITKILFSKPFLTVTEFTELLGYTRQTATKYIQILEENNLVSSMRIGKNKLLYISQFINLLQ; encoded by the coding sequence ATGCACGATCCTAGAATTCCATACAATCATCTTCCACTCTTACCAGGAGATTTCGAGTATGATAAGAAGCTATTTCTGAAGCTGGCTATCAAGGCAAGTGAAGAACTCTCGAAACTGAATGGTCTCGTAAAACTTATACCAAACCATGAGATACTCATAGCACCACTTCTTGTAAAGGAATCGGTCGAATCATCTGCAATAGAGAATATCAATACCACAACTCTCAAAGTACTCCAATCAGAAGCCCTTCCAGAAAGTTCGGTAAAATGACCTGAGAAGGAGGTGCTCCACTATCATCGTGCTATGCTTGCATGATATGAGAGATTACAGAAAGAGTGAGGTATTGGATATAATGCGATCATCTCTACCCAATCACTCATCGAGCCGAATAAGCCATGAGTGAGAAAAATCCCTGGAACAGTCATTGCAAACGGATATGGCGAAGTCCTCTATACACCTCCATCTGGAGAAGATGTTATCGTGCAACTTCTCTCGAATCTCGAAAGATGGATAAATGAATCAAATGATGACATTGACCCTCTTATCAAAATGCCAGTGATACATTATCAATTTGAGTCTATCCACCCATTTTATGATGGAAATGGCCGTACCGGTCGTATACTCAACGTCCTCTATCTTATCATGTCAGGAAAACTCGACTATCCAGTACTTTTTCTCAGTGAATATATCAACAAGCACAGGAAAGAGTATTATAAACTCTTTACGAAGACTCGTGATACGGGTGACTACAGTGACTTTATCATATATATGCTCGAGTGAGTAATAATCCAGGCAAAGAGTACGTCTGAGAAAATCATAAAAATCCATACTCTCATGTGAGAGATCGAAGAGGAAATGTCGAAGTTAAATCTAGATTATCATAAGATTACTAAAATACTCTTCTCAAAGCCATTCTTGACCGTAACTGAGTTTACTGAACTTCTCTGATATACGAGACAGACAGCAACAAAATATATACAAATTCTCGAAGAAAATAATCTCGTATCCTCGATGAGAATCGGGAAAAACAAACTTCTCTATATCTCACAATTTATCAACCTTCTCCAGTAA
- a CDS encoding restriction endonuclease subunit S produces the protein MSSTLSPSLTSLIQKYNLDISIVEVSNIYESRLDPEFYSLEYIKIENKDSKSLNDLGIKVFSGPFGSFLKSESYVQIGNPFVRISDVKDIFLSKTGMMFLDDSEFARMKKYHLEVDDIVLSKVGTVGRLSIITPEIGTIAVSENNIGIKFSDHPQVLKLYIFIFLISKYGQSEFQKFSSGNVQPKLNVSDVGNFKIPLPSPTFQSSIAELVGEAHKQRELSKSLYAEAENILLSELGLVNWKPSEENITEKMSSEVEFFGRCDAEFFQPKYDELLGKLKKFEIKKLSEMCKIQRGSLISPEFYNENEGIPYLRGADFSSGNLGEDKLMYIDKSFIRTNEQRVSKDDIIFATIGSVGTSALVNDKFDNCYLSNNTGKLSIRNKKEVLPIVLQLILQSIIGKLQFERFETRTAQPKISNEQVGMIQVPILPDTIQSLISEKIIASHMARESSKKLLEKAKRAVEIFIEEDEDSANKYLG, from the coding sequence ATGTCCTCCACTCTCTCTCCATCCCTCACTTCTCTCATCCAAAAATATAATTTGGATATTTCGATTGTAGAAGTGAGTAATATTTATGAATCTCGTTTAGATCCAGAATTTTATAGTCTTGAGTATATAAAAATTGAAAATAAAGATTCCAAGAGTTTGAATGATTTATGAATCAAGGTTTTTAGTGGACCATTTGGATCATTTTTAAAGAGTGAAAGTTATGTGCAAATCGGCAACCCTTTTGTTAGAATATCTGATGTAAAGGATATTTTCTTATCGAAAACATGAATGATGTTTCTTGATGATAGTGAGTTTGCGAGAATGAAGAAATATCATCTTGAAGTAGATGATATAGTTTTATCTAAAGTTTGAACAGTATGAAGATTAAGCATAATTACTCCCGAAATATGAACGATTGCTGTGAGTGAAAATAATATTGGCATCAAGTTCTCAGATCATCCACAAGTTTTGAAATTATATATTTTTATATTTTTAATATCAAAATATGGGCAAAGCGAATTCCAGAAATTTAGTAGTGGAAATGTTCAGCCAAAATTAAATGTATCAGATGTTGGAAACTTTAAAATCCCTCTCCCATCTCCTACTTTCCAATCTTCCATAGCTGAGCTTGTCGGGGAAGCTCACAAGCAAAGAGAGCTTTCAAAATCCCTCTATGCGGAAGCAGAAAATATCCTCCTCTCTGAACTCTGACTCGTGAACTGGAAACCCAGCGAGGAAAATATTACAGAGAAAATGAGTTCAGAAGTCGAGTTTTTTGGTCGATGTGATGCGGAGTTTTTCCAGCCGAAATATGATGAACTACTTGGAAAGCTAAAAAAGTTTGAAATAAAAAAACTCTCTGAAATGTGTAAAATTCAAAGATGATCATTGATTTCACCTGAATTTTATAATGAAAATGAGTGAATCCCATATTTACGATGAGCGGATTTTTCATCGTGAAATCTGTGAGAAGATAAGCTTATGTATATCGACAAATCGTTCATTCGTACTAATGAACAAAGAGTGTCAAAAGATGATATTATTTTTGCAACTATTTGATCTGTTTGAACTTCAGCTTTGGTAAATGATAAATTTGACAATTGTTATCTTTCAAATAATACTTGAAAATTGAGTATTAGAAACAAAAAAGAAGTTCTTCCAATCGTTCTTCAGTTAATTTTACAATCTATCATTGGAAAACTTCAATTTGAAAGATTTGAAACAAGAACAGCTCAACCGAAGATTTCAAACGAACAAGTTTGAATGATTCAAGTCCCTATTCTTCCTGATACAATCCAATCCCTTATTTCCGAAAAAATTATAGCTTCTCATATGGCTCGTGAGTCTTCGAAAAAACTCCTCGAAAAGGCAAAACGAGCGGTAGAGATATTTATCGAAGAAGATGAGGATAGTGCGAACAAATACTTAGGCTAA